In Magnetospirillum sp. XM-1, a single window of DNA contains:
- a CDS encoding type II secretion system F family protein, with amino-acid sequence MLSTLIMVMAALAAAASVLAVALPLMARDRRASRIKAVSSRRRELSERQKAELDQARAPGRRRGQRPQRRVALMRAVIDRLKLQDVLEARALKAKLASAGWRGQAAPLTFIFARVALPVLLLVLGLIYATTLFDEQPLVVRVLILAVAMGIGALLPDIWLTNAVQKRQLALSRAFPDALDLIVICVDAGLSVETALGRVTEEMMNGAPEMAEEIGLTAAELAFLADRRQAWENFAERTGLPQVKSLATALIQSEKYGTPVAQALKVIAQENREGRMAAAEKKAAALPAKLTVPMIVFFLPVLFLIIAGPAAIQVSGMMK; translated from the coding sequence ATGCTCTCCACCCTCATCATGGTCATGGCGGCGCTGGCGGCGGCGGCTTCGGTCCTGGCCGTCGCCCTGCCGCTGATGGCCCGCGACCGCCGGGCGAGCCGCATCAAGGCGGTGTCGTCGCGCCGCCGCGAACTGTCCGAGCGCCAAAAGGCCGAGCTGGACCAAGCCCGCGCCCCGGGACGGCGGCGCGGCCAGCGGCCCCAGCGCCGCGTCGCCCTGATGCGGGCCGTCATCGACCGGTTGAAGCTGCAGGACGTGCTGGAGGCCAGGGCGCTGAAGGCCAAGCTGGCCAGCGCCGGCTGGCGCGGCCAGGCGGCGCCGCTCACCTTCATCTTCGCCCGGGTGGCGCTGCCGGTGCTGCTGCTGGTCCTCGGCCTGATCTACGCCACCACCTTGTTCGACGAGCAGCCGCTGGTGGTCCGCGTCCTGATCCTGGCGGTGGCCATGGGCATCGGCGCCCTGCTGCCCGACATCTGGCTGACCAACGCGGTGCAGAAGCGGCAGTTGGCGCTAAGCCGCGCCTTTCCCGACGCGCTCGACCTCATCGTCATCTGCGTCGACGCCGGATTGTCGGTGGAGACGGCGCTGGGCCGCGTCACCGAGGAGATGATGAACGGCGCGCCCGAGATGGCCGAGGAGATCGGGCTTACCGCCGCCGAACTGGCCTTCCTGGCCGACCGCCGCCAGGCCTGGGAGAATTTCGCCGAGCGCACCGGCCTTCCTCAGGTCAAGTCGCTGGCCACCGCCCTGATCCAGTCCGAGAAGTACGGCACGCCGGTGGCCCAGGCGCTGAAGGTCATCGCCCAGGAAAACCGCGAGGGCCGCATGGCCGCCGCCGAGAAGAAGGCCGCCGCCCTGCCGGCCAAGCTGACCGTGCCGATGATCGTCTTCTTCCTGCCGGTGCTGTTCCTGATCATCGCCGGCCCGGCGGCGATCCAGGTCTCGGGGATGATGAAGTGA
- a CDS encoding tetratricopeptide repeat protein has protein sequence MTSRLAALPFALMLAACAATGGSDNGLSSAVEPSLRASALAAEAGRDYRGAVQHFSTLYQRRPDDTGLAIGLARNLRYSGQGQAAADLMQAHLARLGRDAEALLELGKDYLAADRAALCVKVLEEARGLAPGNWEVHSTLGVALDSQGRAAEAQAAYARALEITPDNAAVLNNLGLSQALAGQLDAGLATLTRAADLPAATAQVRQNLALLLALKGEGGEAERMARRDLSPEQAKVNADTLRALAAAARR, from the coding sequence ATGACCAGCCGCCTTGCCGCCCTGCCCTTCGCCCTGATGCTGGCCGCCTGCGCGGCGACCGGCGGCAGCGACAACGGGCTGTCCTCGGCGGTGGAGCCTTCGTTGCGCGCCTCGGCCCTGGCGGCCGAGGCCGGGCGCGACTATCGGGGCGCCGTCCAGCATTTCTCCACCTTGTACCAGCGCCGCCCCGACGACACCGGCCTGGCCATCGGGCTGGCCCGCAACCTGCGCTATTCCGGCCAGGGCCAGGCGGCGGCCGACCTGATGCAGGCCCATCTGGCCCGCCTGGGCCGCGATGCCGAAGCCCTGCTGGAACTGGGCAAGGACTATCTCGCCGCCGACCGCGCCGCGCTCTGCGTCAAGGTGCTGGAGGAGGCGCGGGGCTTGGCGCCCGGCAATTGGGAGGTCCACTCCACCCTGGGCGTGGCGCTGGATTCCCAGGGCCGCGCCGCCGAGGCCCAGGCGGCCTATGCCCGCGCCCTGGAGATCACCCCCGACAACGCCGCCGTGCTGAACAATCTGGGGCTGTCCCAGGCCCTGGCTGGCCAGCTGGACGCCGGGCTGGCGACACTGACGCGGGCCGCCGATTTGCCCGCCGCCACCGCCCAGGTGCGCCAGAACCTCGCCTTGCTGCTGGCCTTGAAGGGCGAGGGAGGCGAGGCCGAGCGCATGGCGCGCCGCGACCTGTCGCCGGAACAGGCCAAGGTCAACGCCGACACGCTGCGCGCCCTGGCGGCCGCGGCACGGCGGTAA
- a CDS encoding pilus assembly protein N-terminal domain-containing protein, giving the protein MTSRFRLFLLLAGLISASPSAGSAAEMLEVPLGGAMLLPMRGLARSVVVGNPAIADVTVDGPGSITVFGKAPGGTTLAVLDSGGGVLVRRQVVVLAGGDTSVTLRYGTGKTWVPGGATAIVDCGLNACAPANALSGESPYKAKAAVVAAPQVSPQ; this is encoded by the coding sequence ATGACGTCCCGCTTCCGCCTGTTCCTGCTGCTCGCCGGTCTGATCTCGGCCTCTCCCTCGGCGGGATCGGCGGCGGAGATGCTGGAAGTGCCGCTGGGCGGCGCGATGCTGCTGCCCATGCGGGGTCTGGCCCGTTCGGTGGTGGTGGGCAACCCCGCCATCGCCGACGTCACCGTCGACGGCCCCGGCTCCATCACGGTGTTCGGCAAGGCGCCGGGCGGCACCACCCTGGCGGTGCTCGATTCCGGCGGCGGCGTGCTGGTCCGGCGTCAGGTGGTGGTTCTGGCCGGCGGCGACACTTCGGTGACGCTGCGCTACGGCACCGGCAAGACTTGGGTGCCGGGCGGGGCGACCGCCATCGTCGATTGCGGCCTCAACGCCTGCGCCCCGGCCAACGCCCTGTCGGGCGAGAGCCCGTACAAGGCAAAGGCCGCCGTTGTCGCCGCGCCGCAAGTTTCGCCGCAATAA
- a CDS encoding type II secretion system F family protein yields the protein MLDLLARLPPEIAVLVAVLLVALVVLGWSMVALIHGPRARLQRRLAVVAGGQAPARRALARGPQRKSVQARLKAVEGARQRRFGYRLREQLMQAGWRIEVWHYLAGSAALFLLVLAVGEASGLALIWGLPAALCLGIGAPKLVLGVAAGKRLKAFVAQFADALDVVVRGIRSGLPLGECIAIIGREMPDPVGAEFRQITEGTRIGLTLHEAMTRAVERMPMAEMRYFAIVLAIQQQTGGNLAETLAKLSEVLRARKRMRDKVQSYAAEARASAAIIGSLPLLVVTILALVAPQYIGLLFTTELGNILLAIGLLTQGIGVLVMRNMINFDI from the coding sequence ATGCTTGACCTGCTCGCCCGCCTGCCGCCGGAAATCGCCGTGCTGGTGGCGGTGCTGCTGGTCGCCCTGGTGGTGCTGGGCTGGTCCATGGTGGCGCTGATCCATGGGCCCAGGGCCCGGCTGCAGCGCCGCCTCGCCGTGGTGGCGGGAGGACAGGCTCCGGCCCGGCGCGCGCTGGCGCGCGGACCCCAGCGCAAATCGGTGCAGGCCCGCCTGAAGGCGGTGGAAGGGGCGCGTCAGCGGCGCTTCGGCTATCGCCTGCGCGAGCAGCTGATGCAGGCGGGCTGGCGGATCGAGGTCTGGCACTATCTTGCCGGTTCCGCCGCCCTGTTCCTCCTGGTGCTGGCGGTGGGCGAGGCCTCGGGCCTGGCCCTGATCTGGGGGCTGCCGGCCGCCCTGTGCCTAGGGATCGGCGCGCCCAAGCTGGTTCTCGGCGTGGCGGCGGGCAAGCGGCTCAAGGCCTTCGTCGCCCAGTTCGCCGACGCGCTCGACGTGGTGGTGCGCGGCATCCGCTCGGGCCTGCCCTTGGGCGAATGCATCGCCATCATCGGCCGCGAGATGCCCGACCCCGTCGGCGCCGAGTTTCGCCAGATCACCGAGGGCACCCGCATCGGGCTGACCCTGCACGAGGCCATGACCCGGGCGGTGGAGCGCATGCCCATGGCCGAGATGCGCTATTTCGCCATCGTGCTGGCCATCCAGCAGCAGACCGGCGGCAATCTGGCCGAGACCCTGGCCAAGCTGTCCGAGGTGCTGCGCGCTAGGAAGCGCATGCGCGACAAGGTCCAGTCCTATGCCGCCGAGGCCCGCGCCTCGGCCGCCATCATCGGCTCGCTGCCCCTGCTGGTGGTGACCATCCTGGCCCTGGTGGCGCCGCAATATATCGGCCTGCTGTTCACCACCGAACTGGGCAACATCCTGCTGGCCATCGGATTGCTGACCCAGGGGATCGGGGTGCTGGTGATGCGCAACATGATCAATTTCGACATCTGA
- a CDS encoding TadE family protein — MLEYSVLLLPALMILFGIFEMGLVLLETSVVEGATRDAARRLRTGQAQTSGDPAGAFRQAFCASLFSLYKCSSFTFDVRSFPDFTAITLPAPQFDAQGNVANAQFTPGGAGTIMTVRVIYRHVFATPLIGTLMGAGTGNTLPVTATAVFKSEPYS; from the coding sequence ATGCTGGAATATTCCGTTCTGCTGTTGCCGGCCCTGATGATTCTGTTCGGCATCTTCGAGATGGGGCTGGTCCTGCTCGAGACCTCGGTGGTCGAGGGCGCCACCCGCGACGCGGCGCGGCGTTTGCGCACCGGCCAGGCCCAGACCAGCGGCGATCCCGCCGGCGCCTTCCGCCAGGCGTTCTGCGCCTCGCTGTTCAGCCTGTACAAGTGCAGCTCCTTCACCTTCGACGTGCGCAGCTTCCCGGATTTCACCGCCATCACCTTGCCGGCGCCGCAATTCGACGCCCAGGGCAACGTGGCCAACGCCCAGTTCACCCCGGGCGGGGCGGGGACCATCATGACGGTGCGGGTGATCTACCGCCACGTCTTCGCCACGCCCTTGATCGGCACGCTGATGGGGGCGGGAACCGGCAACACCCTGCCGGTGACCGCGACCGCGGTGTTCAAGTCGGAGCCCTATTCATGA